From Amphritea atlantica, a single genomic window includes:
- a CDS encoding sugar transferase gives MIRLLDVCFSLTGLVLVFPLLLVLTIVGFFDTGSPIFFQKRVGRHKKSFTLIKFRTMSVDTASVATHLASHSSITRFGYFLRKSKLDELPQLWNVLKGEMSLVGPRPGLYNQEELTAAREARGVYSVRPGITGLAQVSEIDMSTPELLAETDEKMIETMSLKSYFRYIVVTVLGKGVGDRIQR, from the coding sequence TTGATTCGTTTACTTGATGTGTGCTTTTCATTAACAGGTTTGGTATTGGTTTTCCCGTTGCTGCTTGTACTTACAATCGTTGGTTTTTTTGATACAGGCTCTCCAATTTTTTTTCAGAAGAGGGTGGGTAGGCATAAAAAATCTTTTACGTTGATAAAGTTCCGAACTATGTCCGTTGATACCGCTTCAGTGGCGACACATCTGGCAAGTCATAGCTCTATTACCCGGTTCGGATATTTTTTAAGGAAGTCGAAGCTTGATGAGCTGCCTCAGCTGTGGAATGTTCTCAAAGGCGAAATGAGTCTGGTGGGGCCCCGACCCGGGTTGTACAATCAGGAGGAGTTAACCGCGGCTAGGGAAGCGCGGGGGGTATATAGTGTTCGGCCAGGTATTACCGGGCTTGCTCAGGTGAGTGAAATAGATATGTCGACTCCAGAGCTGCTTGCTGAAACAGATGAGAAGATGATTGAGACAATGTCGTTAAAATCGTATTTTCGCTATATAGTTGTTACGGTTCTTGGAAAGGGAGTCGGAGATCGAATTCAACGCTAA
- the rpoD gene encoding RNA polymerase sigma factor RpoD — MSDTSKQQSRLKELIARGKEQGYLTYAEVNDHLPEDIADPDQVEDIIRMINDMGISVTEEAPDAETLLMTEGDSAEEADEEAVAALAAVESDAGRTTDPVRMYMREMGTVELLTRQGEIEIAKRIEEGLREVMAGLAAFPGSVDAILTAYETTLEEEGRLSDIFSGYIDPDDGVEIPSAAQQAEAAEDSDDDDEEKERGPDPEEAKRRFDLLRSTYQTYQKAVAKEGRSSKTAAKAFVELADAFSPIKLSPRFYDMLVDNVRSSIDRIRKQERTIMQICTQRAKMPRRQFIKEFPGNETNSEWLDKLLSSDADYTRALKRHEIELRRAQKKLVQAEQAMQLTLNEIKEVNRRMSIGEARARRAKKEMVEANLRLVISIAKKYTNRGLQFLDLIQEGNIGLMKAVDKFEYRRGYKFSTYATWWIRQAITRSIADQARTIRIPVHMIETINKLNRISRQMLQEMGREPSPEELAERMDMPEDKIRKVLKIAKEPISMETPIGDDEDSSLGDFIEDITIDSPVDSATGEGLREATKEVLAGLTAREAKVLRMRFGINMNTDHTLEEVGKQFDVTRERIRQIEAKALRKLRHPSRSDHLRSFLDEH; from the coding sequence ATGTCAGATACATCTAAGCAGCAGTCACGCCTCAAGGAATTGATCGCACGGGGTAAGGAGCAAGGCTACCTTACTTATGCTGAAGTTAATGATCATCTGCCAGAAGATATTGCTGATCCGGACCAGGTAGAAGATATAATCCGTATGATCAACGATATGGGTATATCGGTCACCGAAGAAGCTCCGGATGCCGAAACCCTGCTCATGACAGAAGGCGACTCCGCCGAGGAAGCGGATGAAGAAGCAGTCGCAGCACTTGCCGCCGTTGAATCCGATGCCGGACGCACCACCGATCCTGTACGTATGTATATGCGGGAAATGGGCACGGTTGAGCTTTTGACCCGACAGGGTGAGATAGAGATAGCCAAGCGGATTGAAGAAGGTCTGCGTGAAGTCATGGCCGGCCTGGCCGCATTTCCTGGATCAGTTGATGCCATACTCACAGCTTACGAAACAACGCTGGAAGAAGAGGGTCGCCTGAGCGATATTTTCAGCGGTTATATCGATCCTGATGATGGCGTTGAGATTCCCTCTGCCGCTCAGCAGGCTGAAGCCGCCGAAGACTCTGATGATGATGACGAAGAGAAAGAACGCGGCCCTGACCCTGAAGAAGCCAAGCGACGTTTTGATCTGTTACGCAGCACCTATCAAACCTACCAGAAAGCGGTAGCGAAAGAGGGCCGCAGCAGCAAGACAGCAGCGAAAGCGTTTGTAGAACTTGCAGATGCCTTTTCTCCGATAAAACTGTCACCACGCTTTTACGATATGCTGGTCGATAATGTGCGCAGCTCGATTGACCGGATCCGTAAGCAGGAAAGGACAATTATGCAGATTTGCACCCAGCGTGCAAAAATGCCGCGCCGTCAGTTTATCAAAGAGTTTCCAGGCAACGAGACAAACAGCGAATGGCTGGACAAGCTGCTTAGCTCTGATGCGGACTATACCCGCGCTCTCAAGCGCCACGAGATTGAACTGCGCAGAGCACAGAAAAAACTCGTTCAGGCTGAGCAAGCGATGCAGCTGACGCTGAACGAGATAAAAGAGGTAAACCGTCGCATGTCGATCGGTGAAGCCCGCGCCCGTCGTGCCAAGAAAGAGATGGTTGAAGCCAACCTGCGTCTGGTTATCTCTATCGCTAAAAAGTACACCAACCGCGGCCTGCAGTTTCTCGACCTGATTCAGGAAGGTAACATCGGCCTGATGAAAGCCGTGGATAAGTTTGAATACCGCCGAGGTTATAAATTCTCTACCTATGCAACCTGGTGGATTCGTCAGGCGATCACCCGCTCTATTGCGGACCAGGCGCGTACTATCCGTATCCCGGTGCACATGATCGAAACGATCAATAAGCTGAACCGAATCTCCCGTCAGATGCTACAGGAGATGGGACGCGAACCGTCACCGGAAGAGCTGGCTGAACGTATGGATATGCCGGAAGATAAAATCCGTAAGGTCCTTAAGATCGCTAAAGAACCGATCTCCATGGAAACACCGATCGGTGATGATGAAGATTCCAGCCTGGGTGATTTTATCGAGGATATCACCATCGACTCCCCGGTAGACTCTGCCACTGGCGAAGGCCTGCGTGAAGCGACCAAAGAGGTACTGGCCGGCCTGACAGCCCGTGAAGCAAAAGTACTGCGCATGCGTTTCGGTATCAACATGAACACCGACCACACTCTGGAAGAGGTGGGTAAGCAGTTCGATGTTACCCGTGAGCGTATCCGTCAGATCGAAGCAAAAGCACTGCGCAAGCTTCGTCACCCAAGCCGCTCAGACCATCTGCGCAGCTTCCTTGACGAACATTAA
- the dnaG gene encoding DNA primase: MAGRIPQSFIDDLLARVNVLDIVEARVKLKRTGKNYSGLCPFHKEKSPSFTVNNEKQFYYCFGCGAGGNSLSFLMEHDRLSFPEAVEELAKLAGVEMPKTEGPVDHQREQRIKDIYSLLEEASEYYQQQLRKHPDKEIAVNYLKNRGLTGQFAARFGIGYAPPGWDNLLKKLARDEATKLRLEQAGMLINKEDSDRYYDRFRERIMFPIRDMRGRVIAFGGRVLGDEKPKYLNSPETDTFHKSRELYGLYEARKYNQKLERLIIVEGYMDVVGLAQYGIGYAVATLGTATTAQHLERLLKMVPEVIFCFDGDEAGRKAAKRALDTTMPVITDGKQARFLFLPEGEDPDSLVRQEGCEAFEQRLNESLPLSDFFFKTLEEGADMSSLDGRARFSNQALPLIDQMQPGILKQMMQEKISELTGLSLEQLISVNNLQETTGTHSAPEPDYYHGESDYSDDGYFDYQPEHNSFQPERKSNKEFVKGGKKARPAPPGGSAVHFNPGSTAISILLHLPALASQCGNLEILANTEDDTEKLLYQLNRYLQENPGVTPGILAVDWQEHDHLKPLIQQLNEIAHQTPIIDANNAQQVLNDCLNRLQERHLDKEILQLKSQPHLSTEDKQRLNTLIMKQAGSRLRKTPEK, encoded by the coding sequence ATGGCCGGACGCATACCACAGAGCTTTATCGATGATCTCCTGGCTCGGGTAAACGTACTCGATATTGTTGAAGCCAGAGTCAAACTCAAGCGCACCGGGAAGAACTACTCCGGCCTTTGCCCGTTTCATAAAGAGAAATCCCCTTCATTTACCGTCAATAATGAAAAACAGTTCTATTATTGTTTTGGCTGCGGTGCCGGTGGTAACTCCCTCAGTTTTCTTATGGAGCATGACCGCCTGAGCTTCCCCGAAGCGGTGGAAGAACTCGCCAAGCTCGCTGGCGTTGAAATGCCAAAGACGGAAGGACCTGTTGATCATCAGCGCGAGCAGCGCATCAAAGATATCTACTCTCTGCTTGAAGAAGCCTCTGAGTACTACCAACAGCAGCTTCGTAAACACCCCGATAAAGAGATCGCGGTTAACTATCTTAAGAATCGAGGTCTGACAGGCCAGTTTGCCGCCCGTTTCGGTATCGGTTATGCGCCTCCTGGATGGGACAACCTGCTGAAAAAGCTGGCCCGGGATGAGGCAACCAAGCTCCGCCTTGAACAGGCCGGAATGCTGATCAATAAAGAAGATTCTGATCGTTACTATGACCGTTTTCGTGAACGGATCATGTTTCCTATCCGGGACATGCGCGGCCGGGTAATTGCATTTGGCGGACGGGTACTGGGAGACGAAAAACCCAAATACCTCAACTCCCCCGAAACCGATACTTTCCATAAAAGCCGCGAACTGTACGGCCTGTATGAAGCCCGCAAGTACAACCAGAAACTTGAGCGCCTGATTATCGTTGAGGGCTATATGGATGTTGTCGGTCTGGCTCAATACGGTATCGGCTATGCCGTTGCTACGCTGGGCACCGCAACCACAGCCCAGCACCTTGAACGACTCCTGAAGATGGTCCCCGAAGTCATATTCTGCTTCGATGGCGATGAAGCGGGTCGCAAAGCAGCTAAGCGCGCACTGGACACCACCATGCCTGTCATCACAGACGGCAAACAGGCACGCTTTCTCTTCCTGCCTGAAGGAGAGGACCCTGACAGTCTGGTACGACAAGAGGGCTGCGAAGCATTTGAGCAGCGACTAAACGAGTCTCTCCCACTCTCCGACTTTTTCTTCAAGACACTGGAAGAAGGCGCCGATATGAGCTCATTGGATGGACGTGCCCGGTTCAGCAACCAGGCGCTCCCGCTGATCGATCAGATGCAGCCTGGCATTCTTAAGCAGATGATGCAGGAGAAGATTTCCGAACTGACCGGCCTCAGTCTTGAACAGCTAATTAGCGTCAATAACCTGCAGGAAACCACCGGCACCCATTCCGCACCGGAACCGGATTACTATCACGGCGAGTCAGATTATTCCGATGATGGATACTTTGATTACCAGCCGGAACACAATAGTTTCCAGCCGGAAAGAAAATCTAACAAAGAGTTTGTCAAAGGCGGCAAGAAAGCCCGCCCGGCTCCCCCGGGAGGTTCAGCCGTACACTTCAATCCAGGCAGCACCGCAATATCAATACTGCTCCACTTGCCCGCGCTGGCAAGCCAGTGCGGCAATCTGGAGATACTCGCCAACACCGAAGATGATACCGAGAAGCTTCTCTATCAGTTAAACCGATATCTGCAGGAAAACCCCGGCGTCACCCCAGGCATCCTGGCAGTTGACTGGCAGGAACACGATCACCTGAAACCACTGATTCAACAACTGAATGAGATAGCGCATCAGACACCCATCATCGACGCTAACAATGCACAGCAGGTTTTAAACGACTGCCTCAACCGCCTGCAGGAACGCCATCTGGACAAGGAAATTCTGCAACTAAAATCCCAGCCCCACCTCAGCACCGAGGATAAGCAGCGTCTTAACACACTCATAATGAAGCAAGCGGGAAGCCGGTTACGCAAAACGCCTGAAAAATAA
- a CDS encoding glycosyltransferase: MKLSIVTISFNSVNTIKNTIDSVLNQSYNNIEYIVVDAMSCDGTLDIIQEYSDRISCFVSEPDKGIYDAMNKGLRRATGEIIGILNSDDFYLHENVLSEVHALFSADPELEVVLGDVDFVHEWDLNRPMRTYRAWYFKPWMFRFGLMPPHPAVFVRKSAYDRVGFYKLGYKIAADFDFLTRLLLVDRAKYELAHKTWVRMRIGGVSTSGIKSNLISTGEMRRSLSENGLFANSLMLLCRLPFKFMTQVLGK; encoded by the coding sequence ATGAAATTATCTATTGTTACTATTAGTTTTAATAGTGTTAATACAATAAAGAATACTATTGACTCGGTACTAAACCAGTCTTATAACAATATAGAGTATATTGTTGTAGATGCTATGTCTTGTGATGGAACTTTAGATATTATACAAGAGTATTCTGATCGAATTTCATGTTTTGTAAGTGAACCGGATAAGGGGATTTACGATGCTATGAATAAGGGTCTGCGACGTGCAACGGGTGAGATTATCGGAATCCTTAACTCGGATGATTTTTATCTACATGAAAATGTTCTGAGTGAAGTGCATGCTCTTTTTTCTGCTGATCCTGAGCTTGAAGTGGTATTGGGTGATGTAGACTTTGTACATGAATGGGATTTGAACCGCCCAATGCGTACCTACCGTGCGTGGTACTTCAAACCATGGATGTTCCGGTTTGGCTTGATGCCACCGCACCCGGCGGTTTTTGTCCGTAAGTCTGCTTATGACCGGGTTGGGTTTTATAAGCTGGGTTACAAGATCGCAGCAGATTTTGATTTTCTTACCCGTTTGCTATTGGTTGATCGAGCCAAGTACGAATTAGCACATAAAACCTGGGTAAGAATGCGTATAGGTGGTGTGAGCACGTCCGGTATTAAAAGTAACTTAATTTCGACAGGAGAGATGAGGCGTTCATTAAGTGAGAATGGTTTGTTTGCTAACTCACTCATGCTGCTGTGTAGGTTACCCTTTAAGTTTATGACTCAGGTTCTAGGTAAATGA
- a CDS encoding SDR family oxidoreductase: MNILLTGATGFLGRHLVKGLAVKGVNVTASIRQEVHLPVARTCIINSLDIDTDWSCALAEQKVVIHSAARAHIMEDEVYDPLAEYRQVNVEGTLNLARQAAEAGVQRFIFISSIGVNGNINTCPFTENDEPTPAEFYAQSKWEAEQGLWNIHNETGIEVVIIRPPLVYGPGAPGNFARLVRLVEKGWPLPFGAVHNKRSFVAVDNLVDLIVTCIDHPAAANQVFLAGDGEDLSTSDLLRGIAAAMEKPSRLVAVPENYLRLAAKFLGKEKLADRLLGSLQVDISKARDSLGWEPPFSVEEGLKRCFKSENDI, translated from the coding sequence ATGAATATTCTGCTAACTGGTGCAACTGGTTTTCTTGGTCGTCATCTTGTTAAAGGCTTAGCGGTTAAGGGGGTAAATGTGACCGCTTCAATACGACAAGAAGTCCATCTGCCGGTCGCACGGACTTGTATTATAAATAGTTTGGACATTGATACAGATTGGTCTTGCGCCTTAGCTGAGCAGAAGGTCGTTATTCACTCAGCTGCGCGTGCTCACATCATGGAGGATGAAGTATATGATCCATTGGCTGAATACCGTCAAGTTAATGTAGAGGGCACACTTAATCTTGCACGGCAGGCTGCAGAAGCAGGCGTACAGCGCTTCATTTTTATAAGTTCTATCGGTGTGAATGGTAATATCAACACTTGTCCATTTACCGAGAATGATGAGCCAACCCCTGCTGAGTTTTATGCTCAATCTAAATGGGAGGCTGAGCAAGGGCTATGGAATATTCACAATGAAACAGGTATCGAAGTTGTGATTATTCGTCCGCCTTTGGTGTATGGTCCGGGGGCACCTGGTAATTTTGCCAGACTCGTTCGATTAGTTGAAAAAGGATGGCCTTTGCCTTTTGGTGCAGTTCATAATAAACGTTCATTTGTAGCAGTCGACAATCTGGTTGATCTGATTGTTACTTGTATAGATCATCCTGCGGCCGCTAACCAGGTTTTTCTTGCTGGTGATGGTGAGGATCTGTCTACCTCTGATTTGCTAAGGGGGATAGCCGCAGCAATGGAAAAACCTAGCCGGCTTGTCGCGGTACCCGAAAACTATTTGCGCTTAGCGGCTAAATTTTTGGGGAAAGAAAAGCTGGCTGATCGTTTGTTGGGCTCTTTACAGGTGGATATATCCAAGGCTCGTGATTCCCTTGGCTGGGAACCGCCTTTTTCGGTTGAAGAAGGCTTGAAACGGTGCTTTAAATCGGAGAATGACATTTGA
- a CDS encoding polysaccharide biosynthesis protein — protein MFKSILNSSRQSKKAIFVAFDLVALPICCWLSFALRYGDWTAHNFAHWPAYLLAPVIAIPIFIRLGLYRAVIRYIGYQAQWTVIKAVTLALLFWSLATYLLALEQYTPRSVFFIFWLVSVLVIGGSRMAARWIILHDFPGGDHKAQDQSDRVVIYGAGSAGRQLATALAGSSEFVALAFVDDDKTLQGMDINGVRVYAPADIAALVERFDIDSVLLAIPSISRMKRKAIVDSLSRFNLRVLTLPSLSAIAGGKVTINDIREVDIADLLGREEVLPDKALLDACILDQTVLVTGAGGSIGSELCRQILKQNPRCVVLFEQSEFALYSIDRELSKLAGGKVEVIPVLGSVLDSAHLTKVMTQYSVDTVYHAAAYKHVPLVESNMITGVRNNLLGTWNAAETAIKCGVKNFVLISTDKAVRPTNVMGASKRFAELVLQALSKREQANGIRFAMVRFGNVLGSSGSVIPLFRQQIAEGGPVTVTDPEITRYFMTIPEASSLVIQAGSMGCSGDVFVLDMGKPVKIKNLARQMINLTGLSVKDESQPDGDIEIIYTGLRDGEKLYEELLIGDNVQKTDHPMIMRAEEVMLEWSELKPIIDRMEIALDSFDYTEVRRLLLKTVSGYSPQHDIRDPMHYQASTVVL, from the coding sequence TTGTTTAAATCGATTCTCAATTCATCCAGACAATCCAAAAAAGCAATTTTTGTTGCTTTCGATCTCGTGGCGCTGCCAATCTGTTGCTGGTTGAGCTTTGCCCTGCGTTACGGCGACTGGACCGCTCATAATTTCGCTCACTGGCCGGCGTATCTGTTGGCTCCGGTGATTGCGATTCCTATCTTTATCCGGCTTGGCTTGTATCGCGCGGTTATTCGCTATATTGGTTATCAGGCGCAATGGACCGTGATTAAAGCGGTTACGTTGGCTCTGCTCTTCTGGTCATTGGCGACTTATCTGCTAGCACTTGAACAATATACACCCCGCTCAGTTTTTTTTATTTTTTGGCTGGTTTCTGTGCTTGTTATTGGCGGGAGCAGAATGGCGGCCCGATGGATCATTCTTCATGATTTTCCGGGCGGGGATCATAAAGCGCAAGATCAGTCTGACCGGGTTGTTATTTATGGTGCCGGTTCAGCAGGCAGACAGCTGGCTACAGCGTTAGCGGGTTCCAGCGAGTTTGTTGCACTCGCCTTTGTTGATGATGACAAAACCCTTCAGGGAATGGATATCAATGGTGTCAGGGTGTATGCCCCGGCTGATATCGCTGCGCTTGTGGAACGCTTTGACATCGACTCTGTCTTGCTGGCTATCCCGTCTATTTCCCGGATGAAGCGTAAAGCAATTGTTGACTCGCTGAGTCGATTCAATCTCCGGGTGCTTACGTTGCCCTCTCTGTCTGCTATTGCGGGTGGCAAAGTGACGATTAATGATATACGTGAAGTTGATATTGCTGATCTTCTTGGACGTGAAGAGGTGCTGCCGGATAAAGCTTTGCTGGATGCCTGTATTTTAGATCAGACTGTTTTGGTAACGGGGGCCGGTGGGTCGATCGGCTCAGAGCTTTGTCGTCAGATTCTGAAACAGAATCCTCGCTGTGTTGTCCTTTTTGAGCAATCAGAGTTTGCGCTTTACAGCATCGATCGGGAATTGAGTAAGTTAGCTGGTGGCAAGGTAGAGGTTATCCCGGTTCTGGGTTCTGTTCTTGATTCAGCACATTTAACGAAGGTTATGACGCAGTATTCGGTTGATACCGTTTACCATGCGGCGGCGTATAAACACGTCCCGCTGGTTGAAAGTAATATGATCACCGGCGTTCGTAACAATCTGCTCGGTACCTGGAATGCCGCTGAAACGGCTATTAAGTGCGGGGTTAAGAATTTCGTGCTGATCTCGACTGATAAAGCTGTGCGTCCTACCAATGTGATGGGCGCCAGCAAGCGCTTCGCTGAACTTGTACTCCAGGCGTTGAGTAAAAGAGAACAGGCAAATGGTATTCGATTTGCGATGGTGCGTTTTGGTAATGTACTAGGGTCTTCCGGATCGGTTATTCCTCTGTTTCGGCAGCAGATAGCTGAGGGAGGACCTGTGACGGTGACTGACCCCGAGATAACCCGGTACTTTATGACTATACCTGAAGCCTCCTCTCTGGTCATACAGGCCGGATCAATGGGATGCTCCGGTGATGTATTTGTTCTGGATATGGGGAAACCTGTTAAAATCAAGAATCTGGCAAGGCAGATGATCAACTTAACAGGCTTGTCTGTTAAGGATGAGAGTCAGCCCGATGGTGACATTGAAATTATTTACACCGGTTTACGTGATGGCGAAAAACTTTATGAAGAGCTTTTGATCGGCGATAACGTACAGAAAACCGATCATCCGATGATTATGCGAGCAGAGGAGGTAATGCTTGAGTGGTCGGAGCTAAAGCCAATTATTGATCGAATGGAAATCGCTTTAGACAGTTTTGATTATACAGAGGTCAGGCGGTTGCTGCTTAAGACGGTGAGCGGCTATAGCCCTCAGCACGATATCAGAGATCCAATGCATTATCAGGCATCCACTGTCGTTCTCTAA